The following are from one region of the Vicugna pacos chromosome 9, VicPac4, whole genome shotgun sequence genome:
- the DHX38 gene encoding pre-mRNA-splicing factor ATP-dependent RNA helicase PRP16, whose translation MEDSSEDASIHRLEGTDVDSQVGGLICKTKSAASEQHVFKAPAPRPSLLGLDLLASLKRREREEKDDGEDKKKSRISSYKDWEESRDDQRDAEEEGSDQAGRSSRKDRHYRSARVETPSHPGGVSEEFWERSRQRERERREHGVYASSKEEKDRKKERSRDRDYDRKRDRDERDRSRHSSRSERDGGSERSSRRSEPESPRHRPKDAATPSRSTWEEEDSGYGSSRRSQWESPSPTPSYRDSERNHRVSSRDRDRSVRSRYSDDTPLPTPSYKYNEWADDRRHLGSTPRLSRGRGRREDGEEGISFDTEEERQQWEDDQRQADRDWYMMDEGYDEFHNPLAYSSEDYVRRREQHLHKQKQKRISAQRRQINEDNERWETNRMLTSGVVHRLEVDEDFEEDSAAKVHLMVHNLVPPFLDGRIVFTKQPEPVIPVKDATSDLAIIARKGSQTVRKHREQKERKKAQHKHWELAGTKLGDIMGVKKEEEPDKALTEDGKVDYRTEQKFADHMKKKSEASSEFAKKKSILEQRQYLPIFAVQQELLTIIRDNSIVIVVGETGSGKTTQLTQYLHEDGYTDYGMIGCTQPRRVAAMSVAKRVSEEMGGNLGEEVGYAIRFEDCTSENTLIKYMTDGILLRESLREADLDHYSAIIMDEAHERSLNTDVLFGLLREVVARRSDLKLIVTSATMDAEKFASFFGNVPIFHIPGRTFPVDILFSKTPQEDYVEAAVKQSLQVHLSGAPGDILIFMPGQEDIEVTSDQIVEHLEELENAPALAVLPIYSQLPSDLQAKIFQKAPDGVRKCIVATNIAETSLTVDGIMFVIDSGYCKLKVFNPRIGMDALQIYPISQANANQRSGRAGRTGPGQCFRLYTQSAYKNELLTTTVPEIQRTNLANVVLLLKSLGVQDLLQFHFMDPPPEDNMLNSMYQLWILGALDNTGGLTSTGRLMVEFPLDPALSKMLIVSCDMGCSSEILLIVSMLSVPAIFYRPKGREEESDQIREKFAVPESDHLTYLNVYLQWKNNNYSTIWCNDHFIHAKAMRKVREVRAQLKDIMVQQRMSLASCGTDWDIVRKCICAAYFHQAAKLKGIGEYVNIRTGMPCHLHPTSSLFGMGYTPDYIVYHELVMTTKEYMQCVTAVDGEWLAELGPMFYSVKQAGKSRQENRRRAKEEASAMEEEMALAEEQLRARRQEQEKRSPLGSVRSTKIYTPGRKEQGEPMTPRRTPARFGL comes from the exons ATGGAGGACAGCAGTGAGGATGCCTCAATCCATCGATTAGAAGGCACTGATGTGGACTCTCAGGTTGGCGGTCTTATTTGTAAGACCAAAAGTGCTGCTAGTGAGCAGCATGTCTTCAAGGCCCCTGCTCCCCGCCCTTCATTGCTGGGACTGGACTTGTTGGCTTCcctgaaaaggagggagagagaggagaaggatgATGGGGAGGACAAGAAGAAGTCCAGAATCTCTTCCTACAAGGACTGGGAAGAGAGCAGGGATGACCAGAGGGATGCTGAGGAGGAGGGCAGTGACCAGGCTGGCCGAAGCAGCCGAAAAGACAG ACATTATCGATCTGCTCGGGTAGAGACCCCATCCCATCCTGGTGGTGTGAGTGAAGAGTTTTGGGAGCGCAGTCGGCAGAGGGAGCGGGAGAGGCGGGAACATGGTGTCTATGCCTCGTCCAAAGAAGAAAAGGATCGGAAGAAGGAGAGGTCTCGGGATCGAGACTATGACCGCAAAAGAGACAGAG ATGAGCGGGATAGAAGCAGGCACAGCAGCAGATCGGAGCGGGATGGAGGGTCAGAGCGCAGCAGCAGAAGAAGTGAACCTGAGAGCCCACGACACCGGCCAAAAG ATGCAGCCACCCCTTCACGGTCtacctgggaggaggaggacagtGGCTATGGCTCTTCAAGGCGCTCGCAGTGGGAATCGCCCTCCCCAACGCCTTCCTATCGGGATTCTGAGCGGAATCATCGGGTGTCCAGTCGAGATAGGGACAG GTCTGTGAGGAGCAGGTACTCAGATGACACACCTCTGCCAACCCCATCCTACAAATACAATGAGTGGGCTGATGACAGAAGGCACCTGGGGTCCACCCCACGTCTGTCCAGGGGCCGAG GAAGACGTGAGGATGGCGAAGAAGGAATTTCATTTGACACAGAGGAGGAACGGCAGCAATGGGAGGATGACCAGAGG CAAGCTGACCGGGACTGGTACATGATGGATGAGGGGTATGATGAGTTCCACAACCCCCTGGCCTACTCCTCCGAGGACTACGTGAGGAGGCGGGAGCAGCACCTGCATAAACAGAAGCAGAAGCGCATTTCGGCTCAGCGGAGACAGATCAATGAG GATAACGAGCGCTGGGAGACCAACCGCATGCTCACCAGCGGGGTGGTCCATCGGCTGGAGGTGGACGAGGACTTTGAGGAGGATAGTGCAGCCAAGGTGCATCTCATGGTGCACAACCTGGTCCCTCCCTTTCTGGACGGGCGCATTGTCTTCACCAAGCAG CCAGAGCCTGTGATTCCAGTCAAAGATGCCACTTCTGACCTGGCCATCATTGCTCGGAAAGGCAGTCAAACAGTGCGGAAGCACAGGGAACAAAAGGAACGCAAAAAG gCTCAGCACAAACACTGGGAACTGGCTGGAACCAAATTGGGAGATATAATGGGCGTCAAAAAAGAGGAAGAGCCGGATAAAGCTCTGACCGAAGATGGTAAAGTGGACTATAG GACAGAACAGAAGTTTGCAGACCACatgaagaaaaagagtgaagccAGCAGTGAATTTGCAAAGAAGAAGTCGATTCTGGAGCAGAGGCAGTACCTGCCGATCTTTGCGGTGCAGCAGGAGCTGCTCACGATCATCAG AGATAACAGCATCGTGATCGTGGTTGGGGAGACAGGGAGTGGTAAGACCACTCAGCTGACCCAGTACTTGCATGAAGATGGTTACACGGACTATGGGATGATTGGGTGCACCCAGCCCCGCCGTGTGGCTGCCATGTCAGTAGCCAAGAGAGTCAGTGAAGAGATGGGGGGAAACCTTGGCGAGGAG GTGGGTTATGCCATCCGCTTCGAAGACTGTACCTCAGAAAACACCTTGATCAAGTACATGACTGACGGGATCCTGCTGCGAGAGTCCCTCCGGGAGGCGGACCTGGATCACTACAGTGCCATCATCATGGACGAGGCCCATGAGCGCTCCCTCAACACTGACGTGCTCTTTGGGCTGCTTCGGGAG GTGGTGGCTCGGCGCTCAGACCTAAAGCTCATTGTCACATCGGCCACtatggatgcagaaaaatttgctTCCTTTTTTGGGAATGTCCCCATCTTCCATATCCCTGGTCGTACCTTCCCTGTTGACATCCTCTTCAGCAAG ACCCCGCAGGAGGATTATGTGGAGGCCGCAGTGAAGCAGTCCCTGCAGGTGCACCTTTCAGGGGCCCCCGGGGACATCCTTATCTTCATGCCTGGCCAAGAGGACATTGAG GTGACCTCAGACCAAATCGTGGAGCATCTGGAAGAACTGGAGAACGCGCCCGCCCTGGCCGTGCTGCCTATCTACTCTCAGCTGCCTTCTGACCTCCAGGCCAAAATCTTTCAGAAG GCTCCAGATGGTGTTCGGAAGTGTATCGTTGCCACCAACATTGCTGAGACATCTCTGACTGTTGACGGCATCATGTTTGTTATCGACTCTGGTTATTGTAAACTAAAG GTCTTCAACCCCAGGATTGGCATGGATGCTCTGCAGATCTACCCTATCAGCCAGGCCAACGCTAACCAGAGGTCAGGGCGAGCCGGCAGGACGGGCCCAGGTCAGTGTTTCAG GCTCTACACTCAGAGTGCCTACAAGAACGAGCTCCTGACCACCACGGTGCCTGAGATCCAGCGGACCAACCTGGCCAACGTGGTGCTCCTGCTCAAATCCCTGGGGGTGCAGGACCTGCTGCAGTTCCACTTCATGGACCCGCCCCCAGAGGACAACATGCTCAACTCCATGTATCAGCTCTGGATCCTCGGGGCCCTGGACAACACAG GTGGCCTGACCTCGACTGGGCGTCTGATGGTGGAGTTTCCGCTGGACCCAGCCCTGTCCAAGATGCTCATTGTGTCCTGTGACATGGGCTGCAGCTCCGAGATCCTGCTCATTGTCTCCATGCTCTCGGTCCCAGCCATCTTCTACCGGCCCAAG GGCCGAGAGGAGGAGAGTGATCAAATCCGGGAGAAGTTTGCAGTCCCTGAGAGTGACCATCTGACCTACCTGAATGTCTACCTTCAGTGGAAGAACAATAATTACTCTACCATCTGGTGTAACGATCATTTCATTCATGCCAAGGCCATGCGGAAG GTCCGGGAGGTGCGGGCTCAGCTCAAGGACATCATGGTGCAGCAGCGGATGAGCCTGGCCTCGTGTGGCACCGACTGGGACATTGTCAGGAAGTGTATCTGTGCTGCCTATTTCCACCAGGCAGCCAAGCTCAAG GGAATCGGGGAGTATGTGAATATCCGGACAGGCATGCCCTGCCACCTGCACCCCACCAGCTCCCTCTTTGGAATGGGCTACACCCCAGACTACATAGTCTATCACGAGTTGGTCATGACCACCAAG GAGTACATGCAGTGTGTGACTGCTGTGGATGGAGAGTGGCTGGCAGAGCTGGGCCCCATGTTCTACAGCGTGAAACAGGCAGGAAAGTCTCGGCAG GAGAACCGCCGACGGGCCAAAGAGGAAGCATCTgccatggaggaggagatggctCTGGCCGAGGAGCAGCTGCGGGCCCGGCGGCAGGAGCAGGAAAAGCGCAGCCCCCTGGGCAGTgtcag GTCCACAAAGATCTACACTCCAGGTCGGAAAGAGCAAGGGGAACCCATGACCCCTCGCCGCACACCAGCCCGCTTTGGGCTCTGA